A genomic stretch from Croceibacterium aestuarii includes:
- a CDS encoding HAD-IA family hydrolase, which produces MIEALIFDCDGVLVDTERDAHRVGFNKAFAEFGIDAEWSVELYARLLLTAGGKERMKVYFDEFGWPEDKVAEYGGRDELIAALHKEKTRITSEIVSDLPVRPGVLRIIDEAIAAGVRLGVCTTSNPKFIDAVLDLFGPERKARFEFVHAGDVVSRKKPDPEIYELAKRSLGLPPERCVVIEDSRNGLLAAKGAGFPCLITTSTYTVDEDLSEADRIVPELGDEPNVNVTLADLDELAAAPAA; this is translated from the coding sequence ATGATCGAAGCGCTGATTTTCGACTGCGACGGCGTCCTCGTCGACACCGAGCGCGACGCGCACCGCGTCGGCTTCAACAAGGCTTTTGCCGAATTCGGCATCGACGCCGAATGGAGCGTGGAGCTCTATGCCCGGCTGCTGCTCACCGCGGGCGGCAAGGAACGCATGAAGGTCTATTTCGACGAGTTCGGTTGGCCCGAGGACAAAGTCGCTGAATACGGCGGCAGGGACGAGCTTATCGCCGCGCTGCACAAGGAAAAGACCCGGATCACGTCCGAGATCGTCTCCGATCTGCCGGTGCGCCCCGGCGTGCTGCGGATCATCGACGAGGCGATCGCGGCGGGCGTTCGGCTCGGAGTGTGCACGACCTCGAACCCGAAGTTCATCGATGCCGTACTCGACCTGTTCGGGCCGGAACGGAAGGCCAGGTTCGAGTTCGTCCATGCCGGAGACGTCGTCTCCAGGAAGAAGCCCGATCCGGAAATATACGAGCTGGCCAAGCGCTCGCTCGGCCTTCCGCCCGAGCGCTGCGTGGTGATCGAGGACAGCCGCAACGGCCTGCTGGCCGCCAAGGGCGCAGGGTTCCCCTGCCTGATCACCACCAGCACCTACACGGTCGACGAGGACCTGTCCGAAGCCGACCGCATCGTTCCCGAACTGGGGGACGAACCGAATGTCAACGTGACGCTCGCCGACCTGGACGAGCTGGCCGCGGCCCCCGCGGCCTGA
- a CDS encoding copper resistance system multicopper oxidase gives MSITSLTDGPALDRRKFLTRTAGAASLIGLGQAMPAWARGDHAGTLARRGSDVLAGERLTMTVADAAFATGDRSGPAVTVNGTLPGPLLRLTEGQNLVVDLVNNSSMGTSIHWHGLLVPFLMDGVPGVTMAAVEPGERFRYEFPIRQAGTYWWHAHTLQEPMGHYGPIIIDPADGDPHQVDRDYVVLLSDWSPMHPHAIMKKLKVGEAPFNFQKTTATDDYPLTGAERRMWARMRMMPTDISDVSAPLYTYLVNGHGPEDALEFAFTPGERVRLRFINASAMTFFNLRIPGLPMKVIAADGQDVRPVETDEFQIGNAETYDVIVEPTGADAYAIVAEAMDRSGMGVATLVSRPGAQAQVPPMRDPPLLTMADMGMNHGSTGNAAVEGAMDHSAMSHGATPTTSHAASGGMEAMDMGAMSMRDTSLLPPSVTVGPGLDMVAMNPVDRMGDPGIGLADVGHRVLDYKQLVAARMNPDMRRPTRMKEIHLTGNMERYMWSFDGQKFSAVTDDPIRFALNERVRVKLVNDTMMAHPIHLHGHFFELVNGAPHGHQPLKHTLVVQPGGSAQFDLTANAPGDWAFHCHLIYHMHSGMFQVVTVRPLQGEIG, from the coding sequence ATGAGCATCACATCCTTGACCGACGGGCCGGCGCTCGATCGCCGTAAATTCCTGACCCGAACCGCCGGAGCGGCCAGCCTGATCGGCCTGGGGCAGGCGATGCCGGCCTGGGCGCGGGGCGATCACGCCGGAACCCTGGCGCGCAGGGGAAGCGACGTCCTGGCGGGCGAGCGCCTGACCATGACGGTGGCCGACGCTGCATTTGCCACGGGTGACCGTAGCGGGCCCGCGGTGACGGTGAACGGTACGCTGCCGGGGCCTCTGCTCCGGCTGACGGAGGGCCAGAACCTCGTCGTCGATCTCGTAAACAACAGCTCGATGGGAACCTCGATCCACTGGCACGGGCTGTTGGTGCCATTCCTCATGGACGGCGTGCCGGGCGTGACAATGGCCGCGGTCGAGCCGGGCGAACGGTTCCGCTACGAATTCCCGATCCGGCAGGCCGGCACCTATTGGTGGCATGCCCACACGTTGCAGGAACCGATGGGGCATTATGGGCCGATCATCATCGACCCGGCCGATGGCGACCCGCACCAGGTCGACCGCGACTACGTCGTATTGCTGTCGGACTGGTCGCCGATGCATCCGCACGCGATCATGAAGAAGCTGAAGGTGGGCGAGGCGCCGTTCAATTTCCAGAAGACGACCGCCACCGACGACTACCCGCTCACTGGCGCCGAGCGCCGGATGTGGGCGCGTATGCGGATGATGCCGACCGATATTTCCGATGTCTCGGCGCCGCTCTACACCTATCTCGTCAACGGCCACGGCCCGGAGGACGCGCTCGAGTTCGCCTTCACCCCGGGCGAACGGGTCCGTCTGCGGTTCATCAACGCGTCCGCGATGACCTTCTTCAACCTGCGTATTCCCGGCCTGCCAATGAAGGTCATCGCTGCTGACGGACAGGACGTGCGGCCGGTCGAGACCGACGAGTTTCAGATCGGTAACGCCGAGACCTACGATGTGATCGTCGAACCCACCGGGGCCGACGCCTATGCTATCGTGGCCGAGGCGATGGACCGTTCGGGAATGGGCGTCGCCACACTGGTAAGCCGTCCCGGTGCGCAGGCGCAGGTTCCGCCGATGCGCGATCCGCCGCTGCTGACGATGGCCGACATGGGCATGAACCACGGCTCTACCGGCAACGCGGCCGTCGAAGGAGCGATGGATCATAGCGCGATGAGCCATGGCGCGACGCCCACAACGAGTCACGCGGCGTCAGGCGGAATGGAAGCGATGGACATGGGCGCCATGTCGATGCGCGATACCTCGCTCCTGCCGCCGAGCGTTACGGTCGGGCCGGGTCTCGACATGGTGGCGATGAATCCGGTCGACCGGATGGGCGACCCCGGCATCGGGCTCGCGGACGTCGGGCACCGGGTGCTCGACTACAAGCAGCTCGTTGCTGCACGGATGAACCCCGACATGCGCCGGCCAACGCGGATGAAGGAGATCCACCTGACCGGCAACATGGAACGCTACATGTGGTCGTTCGACGGGCAGAAGTTCTCCGCCGTGACCGATGATCCCATTCGCTTCGCCCTCAACGAGCGCGTGCGCGTGAAATTGGTGAACGACACCATGATGGCGCACCCGATCCACCTGCACGGTCACTTCTTCGAGCTGGTGAACGGTGCCCCGCACGGCCACCAGCCGCTGAAGCACACGCTCGTCGTGCAACCGGGCGGCAGCGCGCAGTTCGACCTGACGGCCAACGCGCCCGGTGACTGGGCCTTCCACTGCCACCTCATTTACCACATGCACAGCGGCATGTTTCAGGTCGTCACCGTCCGCCCGCTACAGGGGGAGATCGGGTGA
- the dhaK gene encoding dihydroxyacetone kinase subunit DhaK — translation MKKFVNNPDNFVPDFMAGVAAANPDLLEYVPEFQMMTRKDIGSGKVSIVQGSGSGHEPAHVMAVGPGMLTGACQGPVFAAPPVDACYETIKACNSDAGVLVLVNNYQGDRMAWDMATEMAQAEGINVRQFWINDDVAVEDSLYTVGRRGVAGNFFVIKCCGAAAEQGANLDEVEAIAEKVNKNVRTMGVALTSCIPPAKGTPIFDIGDDEMEVGVGIHGEPGRRREKIKSGNEIVDELFEAVRSDLPFEKGDRVALMVNGLGGTPITELYLMYARAAELAEKAGLTVARNYVGEYCTSLEMAGASITMLELDDQLEKLLDAPAKVAARIF, via the coding sequence ATGAAGAAGTTCGTCAACAACCCCGACAATTTCGTGCCAGACTTCATGGCCGGCGTGGCTGCCGCCAACCCGGACCTGCTCGAGTACGTCCCCGAATTCCAGATGATGACCCGCAAGGACATCGGCAGCGGCAAGGTCTCGATCGTTCAGGGCTCGGGCTCGGGCCACGAGCCGGCCCACGTCATGGCCGTCGGCCCGGGCATGCTCACCGGCGCTTGCCAGGGCCCGGTGTTCGCCGCCCCGCCGGTGGATGCCTGCTATGAAACCATCAAGGCGTGCAATTCCGACGCCGGCGTCCTGGTGCTGGTCAACAATTACCAGGGCGACCGCATGGCCTGGGACATGGCCACCGAAATGGCCCAGGCCGAAGGCATCAACGTGCGCCAGTTCTGGATCAACGACGACGTCGCGGTCGAGGACAGTCTCTACACCGTTGGCCGCCGCGGCGTGGCCGGCAACTTCTTCGTCATCAAGTGCTGCGGCGCTGCGGCCGAGCAGGGCGCGAACCTCGACGAGGTCGAAGCGATTGCCGAGAAGGTCAACAAGAACGTCCGCACGATGGGCGTGGCGCTGACCAGCTGCATTCCGCCGGCCAAGGGCACCCCGATCTTCGACATCGGCGACGACGAGATGGAAGTCGGGGTGGGCATTCACGGCGAGCCCGGCCGTCGCCGCGAGAAAATCAAGAGCGGCAACGAGATCGTCGACGAGCTGTTCGAAGCGGTGCGCAGCGACTTGCCGTTCGAGAAGGGCGACCGCGTCGCGCTGATGGTCAATGGTCTCGGCGGTACGCCGATCACCGAGCTGTACCTGATGTACGCCCGCGCTGCAGAACTGGCCGAGAAGGCCGGCCTGACCGTAGCCCGCAACTATGTCGGCGAGTACTGCACCAGTCTCGAGATGGCCGGTGCCTCGATCACCATGCTCGAGCTCGACGACCAGCTCGAAAAATTGCTCGACGCGCCCGCCAAGGTCGCCGCACGCATCTTCTGA
- a CDS encoding copper resistance protein B codes for MRGAMLILLPLVAIPSTALAQDHDHSPAASPVAEADAQAKKPEQCPADLQPTGQPTDHSAHGAMAMPTCPAAAPAEELDDGSMDHSTMERSGMDHGAMERHAPIPQGPPPPRAFEGPAHAADAFVGADRMAASRASVVREVSGMPVFWFQADRAEYRARGGSDGYLWDVQGYYGGDIDKFWFKSEGEGSFGEKPESAEVQGLWSHAIGPWWDLQAGVRQDLTGPARTHAVIGIQGLAPYMFEVDAAAFLSTEGDLTARVEAELDQRITQRLILQPRAEFNLAAQDIPELGIGAGLDSVELGVRLRYEFAREFAPYVGIEQEWKIGGSADYARLAGEDTSLTNYVVGVRFWF; via the coding sequence ATGCGCGGGGCAATGCTTATCCTTCTGCCGTTGGTCGCCATCCCCAGTACGGCGCTGGCGCAGGACCACGATCATAGCCCGGCAGCCTCGCCTGTGGCCGAAGCAGATGCGCAGGCCAAGAAGCCGGAGCAATGTCCGGCGGATTTGCAGCCTACGGGCCAGCCGACGGATCACTCGGCCCACGGTGCCATGGCCATGCCGACCTGTCCAGCCGCCGCACCGGCGGAGGAGTTGGACGACGGTTCGATGGACCATTCCACCATGGAGCGCTCTGGCATGGACCATGGAGCGATGGAGCGGCACGCGCCGATTCCGCAGGGACCGCCGCCACCTCGGGCCTTCGAAGGTCCGGCCCATGCCGCCGATGCCTTTGTCGGCGCCGACCGAATGGCGGCATCGCGCGCGTCGGTGGTCCGCGAAGTCAGCGGCATGCCGGTGTTCTGGTTTCAGGCCGACCGCGCCGAGTACCGCGCACGCGGCGGAAGCGATGGCTATCTGTGGGATGTCCAGGGATATTACGGCGGTGACATCGACAAGTTCTGGTTCAAGAGCGAAGGCGAAGGCAGCTTTGGCGAAAAGCCGGAATCGGCCGAAGTGCAGGGCCTGTGGAGTCATGCGATTGGCCCATGGTGGGACCTGCAGGCAGGCGTGCGGCAGGACCTGACCGGCCCGGCGCGCACCCATGCGGTCATCGGTATTCAGGGCCTTGCGCCCTACATGTTCGAGGTCGATGCGGCCGCCTTCCTGTCAACCGAAGGCGATCTGACTGCCCGGGTGGAGGCCGAGCTCGATCAGCGCATCACGCAACGCTTGATCCTGCAGCCGCGCGCAGAATTCAATCTGGCGGCACAGGATATTCCCGAACTGGGGATCGGCGCGGGTCTCGACAGTGTAGAGCTCGGCGTTCGCCTGCGCTATGAATTCGCGCGCGAATTTGCACCTTATGTCGGCATCGAGCAGGAGTGGAAGATCGGCGGCAGCGCCGATTATGCGCGGCTCGCCGGAGAAGATACCAGCCTGACGAATTACGTGGTGGGTGTGCGTTTCTGGTTTTGA
- a CDS encoding Spy/CpxP family protein refolding chaperone: MVLAILAGCLGAFAANEWGGRQAQHGLHDFVHEELDLNASQRAQLEQIEGQFAVDRKELELSLRTANARLAAAMNDEHTYGPKVAAAIDEVHARMGDLQKATVRHVFAMRALLDPQQQELFDRQVATSLTGEPGE; this comes from the coding sequence GTGGTTCTGGCGATTCTCGCCGGTTGCCTCGGTGCCTTCGCGGCCAACGAATGGGGTGGCAGGCAGGCGCAACATGGCCTTCACGATTTCGTGCATGAGGAACTCGACCTCAATGCCTCGCAAAGGGCGCAGCTCGAGCAGATCGAAGGGCAGTTTGCGGTCGACAGGAAGGAACTGGAACTGTCGCTGCGCACCGCCAACGCCCGACTGGCTGCTGCCATGAACGACGAACATACCTACGGCCCCAAGGTCGCTGCCGCGATCGACGAGGTTCACGCGCGGATGGGCGATTTGCAGAAGGCTACTGTGCGGCATGTGTTCGCGATGCGCGCACTGCTTGATCCGCAGCAGCAAGAGCTGTTCGATCGCCAGGTCGCAACATCGCTCACCGGCGAACCCGGTGAATGA
- a CDS encoding DUF2231 domain-containing protein, producing the protein MSDAEMVQMEGASSMHGAAGMHGAREADDHHSDDMVKAHERVDQRAAEPQSAQQALDAAVAKNRVTSVGDFVGRLHPLATHFPIALLLAAALAELLLVARPALGLERTIRFLVAGGAVGAVIAALLGWFAAGWRLEDRSETLGLHRWNGTVIASVAVLATWLAFRSQGRTGLRVVLVVIAVALIAQGYLGGEMVLGPNHLGIR; encoded by the coding sequence ATGAGCGATGCCGAGATGGTGCAGATGGAGGGTGCGTCTTCCATGCACGGAGCGGCCGGCATGCACGGAGCGCGCGAAGCCGACGACCATCACTCTGATGACATGGTCAAGGCGCATGAGCGCGTGGATCAACGCGCTGCGGAGCCGCAGAGCGCACAACAAGCTCTGGACGCGGCGGTCGCGAAAAACCGGGTCACCTCGGTAGGCGACTTTGTCGGACGGTTGCATCCGCTCGCAACACACTTTCCGATAGCTCTCCTGTTGGCCGCGGCCCTGGCGGAACTCCTGCTCGTCGCACGGCCTGCGCTGGGCCTAGAGCGCACAATACGCTTCCTCGTGGCCGGAGGCGCGGTGGGCGCGGTCATTGCCGCCCTGCTCGGATGGTTCGCGGCCGGTTGGCGCCTCGAGGACCGCTCGGAGACGCTCGGACTTCATCGCTGGAACGGAACCGTCATCGCCAGTGTCGCGGTTCTGGCGACGTGGCTGGCGTTCCGTTCGCAAGGGCGGACAGGGCTGCGCGTGGTGCTGGTCGTGATTGCGGTCGCGCTTATCGCGCAAGGCTATCTGGGCGGAGAAATGGTTCTCGGCCCCAACCACCTCGGAATTCGCTGA
- the dhaL gene encoding dihydroxyacetone kinase subunit DhaL: MSVITQEMIEKALQTTADTVIRNEHYFSDLDGLAGDGDFGTSLASGFKAMNREWDEIDKSSIGAMMLKISMICSKHVGGSSGPIWGTGFMKAAMPTRGKTEITLAEAAELLQSAIDGIMARGGAKRGDKTLLDALFPVHEAMSEHAEAGDTAAALKDAATAADAAVDETRALRAGRGRASQVGERSTNTPDPGIVAIATILQDWCKAFGVESHPTAEEVKKAIA, encoded by the coding sequence ATGTCCGTGATTACGCAGGAAATGATCGAAAAGGCGCTGCAGACCACCGCCGACACGGTCATTCGCAACGAGCACTATTTTTCCGACCTCGACGGTCTCGCCGGCGACGGCGACTTCGGCACTTCGCTGGCCTCGGGCTTCAAGGCCATGAACCGCGAATGGGACGAGATCGACAAGAGCTCGATCGGCGCGATGATGCTGAAGATATCGATGATTTGCTCCAAGCACGTCGGTGGCAGCTCGGGCCCGATCTGGGGAACCGGCTTCATGAAAGCCGCCATGCCGACCCGCGGCAAGACCGAGATCACCCTCGCCGAGGCGGCCGAGCTGCTGCAAAGCGCGATCGACGGCATCATGGCGCGCGGCGGCGCCAAGCGCGGCGACAAGACCCTACTCGATGCGCTGTTCCCGGTGCACGAAGCCATGTCCGAGCATGCCGAAGCAGGCGACACCGCCGCCGCGCTGAAAGATGCCGCCACGGCCGCCGACGCTGCGGTCGACGAGACCCGCGCCCTGCGCGCCGGCCGCGGCCGCGCCAGCCAGGTCGGCGAGCGCAGCACCAATACCCCGGATCCCGGCATCGTCGCCATCGCCACCATCCTTCAGGACTGGTGCAAGGCGTTCGGCGTCGAGAGCCATCCGACGGCCGAAGAGGTCAAGAAAGCCATCGCCTGA
- a CDS encoding DUF411 domain-containing protein — MPTRFSQPSGKALAASILLALAACSGSAQAASYTMFRDPGCGCCEGWAADVREGLGANVVVEDRADMAAVKDREGVPVNLRSCHTMIVGGYVIEGHVPAADVARLLRERPEGIEGLAVAGMPIGSPGMEMNGRTQPYQVIAFGKSGATVFNSYN; from the coding sequence ATGCCCACCCGCTTCAGCCAGCCCTCGGGCAAAGCCCTTGCCGCCAGTATACTGCTGGCGCTGGCGGCATGTTCCGGTTCCGCGCAGGCGGCCAGCTACACCATGTTCCGCGATCCGGGCTGCGGCTGCTGCGAGGGTTGGGCCGCGGATGTACGCGAAGGGCTCGGGGCTAATGTGGTCGTCGAAGACAGGGCCGACATGGCTGCTGTCAAAGATCGCGAGGGCGTGCCGGTCAATCTGCGCTCCTGCCACACGATGATCGTCGGCGGTTATGTGATCGAAGGACACGTACCGGCCGCGGATGTCGCCCGCCTTCTGCGCGAACGTCCCGAGGGCATCGAAGGCCTCGCCGTAGCCGGGATGCCCATTGGCTCGCCCGGCATGGAAATGAACGGGCGTACTCAGCCCTACCAGGTGATCGCGTTCGGAAAGTCCGGAGCGACCGTATTCAACAGCTACAACTGA
- a CDS encoding RNA polymerase sigma factor codes for MAGSRETNEEELTERVRAGDRSAFGKLVGPHLPRLLGLAMRMLGSTADAEDAVQAALASTWLARSRLDPLRPVAAYLTTITLNKCRDRLRRRKAARLLGFSTFDAEQKIATDGPDSETLVADRQELVRVQRAIERLPISLREPLVLVTMDGRSQREAAELLGVTEKTIETRIYRARRQLRAKLDLL; via the coding sequence GTGGCGGGATCGCGTGAAACGAACGAAGAGGAGCTGACTGAGCGGGTTCGGGCCGGTGACCGGTCGGCGTTCGGCAAGCTCGTCGGGCCTCATCTTCCGCGCCTGCTAGGACTGGCAATGCGCATGCTCGGTTCGACCGCCGATGCCGAAGATGCCGTTCAGGCCGCGCTCGCATCCACCTGGCTTGCGCGTTCCAGGCTCGACCCCCTGCGCCCGGTCGCCGCCTACCTGACGACGATCACGCTCAACAAATGCCGCGACCGGCTGCGCCGCCGCAAGGCCGCCCGGCTGCTGGGATTCAGCACATTCGATGCCGAACAGAAGATCGCGACCGACGGACCGGATTCAGAGACCCTCGTCGCCGACCGGCAGGAGCTTGTCCGGGTCCAGCGGGCGATCGAACGCTTGCCGATCAGCCTGCGCGAACCGCTGGTTCTGGTCACGATGGACGGGCGGAGCCAGCGCGAGGCGGCTGAGCTCCTCGGGGTGACCGAGAAGACGATCGAAACCCGCATCTACCGGGCGCGCAGGCAGCTCCGGGCTAAGCTCGATTTACTTTGA
- a CDS encoding class II fructose-bisphosphate aldolase produces the protein MPLVNMKPLLRHAMDNGYAVAAFNLVDYGTTKAMVAAAEELNAPVICQTSAKTIQYWSHREIVSWVHTVADDSAVPVVLHLDHCKDLAMIEACAKAGWTSIMIDASSLPFEENLEISKRVRDIAEKYGVGMEAELGQIMGVEDDMHVAEEDSVLTDPDDAKTFCDALDLSAFACAVGTAHGFYKGEPKVDFDRIAAINKATNTPMALHGGTGLSDETFSKAIARGSAKVNISTNLKHVFVDSFVQYTKDKPGDYEPLRVIDAQYQACKELFAGFIEKFGGKDQAPVFMAKHPRG, from the coding sequence ATGCCACTGGTGAACATGAAACCGCTGCTGCGCCACGCGATGGACAACGGCTATGCCGTCGCGGCGTTCAATCTGGTCGATTACGGCACGACCAAAGCGATGGTCGCGGCAGCCGAAGAGCTCAACGCCCCGGTCATCTGTCAGACCAGCGCCAAGACCATCCAGTACTGGAGCCACCGCGAAATCGTCTCGTGGGTGCATACCGTCGCCGACGATTCCGCGGTCCCGGTCGTGCTTCACCTCGACCACTGCAAGGACCTGGCGATGATCGAGGCTTGCGCCAAGGCCGGCTGGACCTCGATCATGATCGATGCCTCGAGCCTGCCGTTCGAGGAGAACCTCGAGATTTCCAAGCGCGTTCGCGACATCGCCGAAAAGTACGGCGTGGGAATGGAGGCCGAACTCGGCCAGATCATGGGTGTCGAGGACGACATGCACGTCGCCGAAGAGGACTCGGTCCTGACCGACCCGGACGACGCCAAGACATTCTGCGACGCGCTCGACCTCAGCGCCTTTGCCTGTGCCGTCGGCACCGCGCACGGGTTCTACAAGGGCGAACCGAAGGTCGATTTCGACCGCATCGCGGCGATCAACAAGGCGACCAACACGCCCATGGCGCTCCACGGCGGCACCGGCCTGTCGGACGAAACCTTCAGCAAGGCGATCGCCCGCGGCAGCGCCAAGGTGAACATCTCGACGAACCTCAAGCACGTCTTCGTCGACAGCTTCGTCCAGTACACCAAGGACAAGCCCGGCGACTACGAACCGCTGCGAGTTATCGATGCCCAGTACCAGGCCTGCAAGGAGCTGTTCGCAGGTTTCATCGAGAAGTTCGGCGGCAAGGATCAGGCTCCGGTCTTCATGGCGAAGCATCCCCGGGGCTGA
- a CDS encoding tyrosine-type recombinase/integrase: MSKRVAPLTALQISKTKPHPSRTIELVDGAVPGLRLRIAPSGGKSWSLAMRASGIMRRFDVGNGLSLGEARKKAEELRLAIKDGADPTADRRAARLKALSAVEGIGTFGSVIDTYFTIGNGAGLKTGKVQQKHLRSFFKSMLARPAIDVRSAEIQLAIDAHPAKVTAARAAGYIGPVIKWASKRDLMRGPFNLEKPITGAPRQRVLSETELKRLLPTLDDAYGRCCLFLLLTAARRSEAANATWDQVDLKKKIWTIPGEGRKDTREQVRRKGKPKEALEIPLSEQALKILKQQRRLVRARNEEVVDGHLGPKPFDRIFTTEQGGPLINWSRWLRGNAKRCAVAGWSAHALRRTAATIAGDLGAPPHVISVMLGHSNIGGQLIAGYNKSRYREEHTALMQQIGNRIDQILKGKAQKANSSQ, encoded by the coding sequence ATGTCCAAACGTGTTGCCCCTCTTACAGCCCTTCAGATCTCGAAGACCAAGCCGCACCCCAGTCGCACGATAGAACTCGTGGATGGTGCCGTTCCGGGTCTACGATTGCGAATAGCGCCATCAGGCGGGAAGTCGTGGTCGCTGGCCATGCGCGCCAGTGGCATCATGCGCCGGTTTGATGTCGGCAATGGCCTCAGCCTTGGAGAAGCGCGCAAGAAAGCCGAAGAACTTCGGCTCGCGATCAAGGATGGTGCAGATCCCACGGCCGACAGGCGAGCGGCTCGGCTCAAGGCGCTGTCTGCTGTCGAAGGCATAGGCACGTTTGGCTCGGTTATCGATACCTACTTCACGATCGGCAATGGCGCGGGGCTCAAGACGGGCAAGGTGCAACAGAAGCACCTTCGCTCATTCTTCAAGTCCATGCTGGCCCGGCCCGCAATCGACGTCCGCTCCGCCGAGATTCAGCTGGCCATCGACGCTCATCCGGCGAAGGTAACGGCCGCCCGCGCGGCCGGTTACATCGGCCCTGTCATTAAATGGGCGAGCAAGCGCGACCTGATGCGCGGCCCGTTCAATTTGGAGAAGCCTATTACTGGTGCACCGCGCCAACGGGTGCTTTCGGAAACTGAACTCAAAAGACTGCTCCCCACGCTCGATGATGCATATGGCCGCTGTTGCCTCTTCCTGCTGTTGACGGCGGCGCGACGAAGCGAAGCTGCCAATGCGACGTGGGACCAGGTCGATCTCAAGAAGAAGATCTGGACCATTCCGGGCGAAGGCCGGAAGGACACCCGCGAGCAAGTGCGGCGGAAGGGGAAACCGAAGGAAGCGCTGGAAATCCCGCTCTCTGAACAGGCGCTCAAGATCCTGAAGCAACAGAGGCGTCTCGTCCGCGCGAGAAATGAGGAAGTGGTGGATGGTCATCTCGGACCCAAGCCCTTCGACCGAATCTTCACAACCGAACAGGGCGGCCCGCTCATTAACTGGAGCCGGTGGCTCAGAGGCAACGCGAAAAGATGCGCTGTGGCAGGTTGGTCGGCCCATGCATTGCGGCGTACTGCGGCGACAATTGCCGGCGACCTAGGCGCCCCGCCGCACGTCATTTCTGTCATGCTCGGACATTCTAACATCGGAGGCCAGCTCATCGCTGGTTACAACAAGTCACGATATCGCGAAGAGCATACTGCGCTCATGCAACAGATCGGAAATCGGATCGACCAGATTTTGAAAGGCAAAGCTCAGAAGGCGAATTCCAGCCAATGA
- the dmeF gene encoding CDF family Co(II)/Ni(II) efflux transporter DmeF → MHHADNSDFAHSHNFLSTSHEANERRTRYVVALTAVMMVIEIVAGLWTGSMALLADGIHMATHAGALGVAAFAYWFARRHADNPRFTFGTGKVGDLAGFASALVLAIFAIGIAAESVQRLINPSAIAYSEAIWIAVLGLLVNILSARLLGADHHHGHTHDHGHGHDHDHAHADNNLRSAYFHVLADALTSVLAIAALLAGRFLGWAWMDAAMGLVGAVVIGRWSWTLLRDTAGVLVDAEADSAQYTEVRDTIEDTDATVTDLHIWRVGPGKYAAVVSLVAAEPLEPADYAARLSVHEEYVHVTVEAHRCRGAHPELRAA, encoded by the coding sequence ATGCATCACGCCGACAATTCCGACTTCGCGCACAGCCACAACTTTCTGAGTACATCGCACGAGGCGAACGAGCGCCGCACGCGCTATGTCGTCGCGCTGACCGCGGTCATGATGGTGATTGAAATTGTCGCCGGCCTCTGGACCGGATCGATGGCGTTGCTTGCGGACGGCATTCACATGGCGACCCACGCCGGAGCATTGGGTGTCGCGGCCTTCGCATACTGGTTTGCGCGCCGGCACGCCGACAATCCGCGGTTTACTTTCGGAACCGGGAAAGTGGGCGATCTGGCGGGTTTTGCCAGCGCGCTGGTGCTGGCCATCTTCGCGATCGGGATCGCTGCTGAATCGGTTCAGCGGCTGATTAACCCGTCAGCTATCGCTTATAGCGAGGCAATCTGGATCGCTGTGCTGGGATTGCTGGTAAACATCTTGAGCGCAAGGTTGCTGGGAGCCGATCACCATCACGGGCACACGCATGATCACGGGCATGGTCACGATCATGACCATGCGCATGCCGACAACAATCTGCGTTCCGCCTACTTCCATGTACTTGCGGACGCTCTCACTTCGGTCCTCGCTATCGCTGCGCTTCTGGCCGGGAGATTTCTCGGGTGGGCATGGATGGATGCCGCCATGGGTCTGGTCGGTGCAGTCGTAATCGGTCGATGGTCGTGGACCCTCCTGCGCGACACTGCAGGCGTGCTGGTCGATGCCGAAGCCGACAGTGCCCAGTATACTGAGGTTCGGGATACGATCGAAGACACAGACGCCACTGTGACCGACCTGCACATCTGGCGCGTTGGGCCTGGTAAGTACGCTGCGGTCGTCTCGCTGGTGGCCGCCGAGCCGCTGGAGCCCGCCGATTACGCCGCACGGTTGTCCGTCCACGAGGAATACGTTCACGTCACTGTCGAAGCCCACAGGTGTCGGGGTGCTCACCCGGAACTGCGCGCGGCGTGA